From the Anaerolineales bacterium genome, one window contains:
- a CDS encoding zinc ABC transporter substrate-binding protein has protein sequence MPSRYQTAFALLLAGALLMSACAAPANPDAEGKINVVTTIGQIADAAAIVGGEHVHVTGLMGAGVDPHLYVASEGDVTILQEAEIIFYNGLYLEAQMNQILEQIREYKTVVALAESIPVGERLASPIYDDEYDPHVWFDVQLWQYVVGAVRDAYIDFDPENAADYQANAAAYLAELEALDAYVREQAARLPAEQRVLITAHDAFNYFGRAYQFRVLGLQGISTQSEASTADVQELTAFIVQNQVPAVFIESSVPVRNVEALQEAVAARGFEVSIGGQLFSDAMGSPGTPEGTYLGMVRHNIDTIVSALLGEK, from the coding sequence ATGCCTTCTCGATACCAAACCGCATTCGCCCTGCTGTTGGCTGGGGCCCTGCTGATGAGTGCCTGTGCCGCCCCGGCCAACCCAGACGCTGAGGGCAAGATCAATGTCGTCACCACCATCGGCCAGATCGCCGATGCCGCCGCCATTGTGGGCGGCGAACATGTGCACGTCACCGGGCTGATGGGCGCCGGCGTGGACCCGCACTTGTATGTCGCCTCCGAAGGCGATGTGACCATCCTGCAGGAAGCCGAGATCATTTTCTACAATGGCTTGTACCTGGAAGCCCAGATGAACCAGATCCTGGAACAGATCCGCGAGTACAAGACCGTAGTGGCCCTGGCCGAGAGCATTCCGGTTGGAGAGCGCCTGGCCTCGCCGATCTACGATGATGAGTACGACCCGCATGTCTGGTTCGATGTTCAGCTGTGGCAGTATGTAGTCGGCGCCGTCCGCGATGCTTACATCGACTTTGACCCCGAGAACGCCGCCGACTACCAGGCCAATGCGGCGGCCTACCTGGCCGAGCTGGAAGCCCTGGACGCCTATGTGCGCGAGCAGGCCGCCCGCCTGCCCGCCGAACAGCGTGTCCTGATCACCGCCCACGACGCTTTCAATTATTTCGGGCGGGCCTATCAGTTCCGCGTGCTGGGTCTGCAAGGCATCAGCACGCAGTCTGAAGCTTCGACCGCCGATGTGCAGGAGCTGACGGCTTTCATCGTGCAGAACCAGGTGCCGGCAGTCTTCATCGAATCCTCGGTGCCAGTGCGCAACGTGGAAGCGCTGCAGGAGGCAGTGGCCGCCCGCGGGTTTGAGGTCAGCATTGGCGGGCAGCTCTTCTCGGATGCGATGGGCAGCCCCGGCACGCCGGAAGGCACTTACCTGGGCATGGTGCGTCACAACATTGACACGATCGTCTCCGCTCTGCTGGGAGAGAAATGA
- a CDS encoding glycosyltransferase family 1 protein, with protein MRIAFFTEVFLPKVDGIVVTLTHLLNYLKEQGHESIMFAPKGSVDSYANTEIFARMSVQVPLYPELRVALPVARVEKELIKFKPDIIHLVNPTSLGLAGLRAARKNHIPVVASYHTDVPGFARRWKLGFLAQPIYGYYRWVHNQADLNLTPSEFTLNQLKDKGFERLAVWSGGVDVERFQANNADPEMRLRLSGGEPEKPLIIFVSRLSREKRCDWLVPVAKQIPGVRIAIIGDGPDRPRLERLFAGTDTLFTGYLHGEELASAFASGDIFAFTGAEETYGNVVAEAMASGLPVVAPNSGGVIDLVEHGVTGLLYDPEDAQALLQSVVELATDLELAKRMGAAGQIKARKYAWELTLKQLLDVYSDVIEKSRELQA; from the coding sequence ATGCGAATTGCATTCTTTACTGAAGTCTTCTTGCCCAAGGTGGATGGCATTGTGGTTACCCTGACCCATTTGCTCAACTACCTGAAGGAGCAAGGACACGAGAGCATTATGTTTGCGCCGAAAGGCTCCGTGGATTCATACGCCAACACGGAGATCTTTGCGCGCATGAGCGTGCAAGTGCCCCTGTACCCGGAACTGCGTGTGGCCCTGCCCGTGGCGCGGGTCGAAAAAGAGCTGATCAAGTTCAAGCCGGACATTATCCACCTGGTCAACCCGACCTCGCTGGGGTTGGCTGGCCTGCGTGCGGCGCGCAAGAACCACATCCCTGTGGTGGCTTCGTATCACACAGACGTGCCAGGCTTTGCGCGACGCTGGAAGCTGGGCTTCCTGGCCCAGCCGATCTACGGCTATTACCGCTGGGTGCACAACCAGGCGGATCTGAACCTGACCCCCTCTGAGTTCACCCTCAACCAGCTGAAAGACAAAGGCTTTGAACGCCTGGCGGTCTGGTCCGGCGGCGTGGATGTGGAACGCTTCCAAGCCAACAATGCCGACCCGGAAATGCGCCTGCGCCTCTCCGGCGGCGAGCCGGAGAAGCCGCTGATCATCTTCGTCAGCCGCCTGTCGCGCGAGAAGCGCTGCGACTGGCTGGTGCCGGTGGCCAAGCAGATCCCGGGCGTGCGGATCGCCATCATTGGCGATGGGCCGGACCGGCCGCGGCTGGAACGCTTGTTTGCCGGGACGGATACGCTCTTCACCGGCTATCTGCACGGCGAAGAGCTGGCCAGCGCGTTCGCCTCCGGCGACATCTTCGCCTTCACCGGCGCGGAGGAGACCTACGGCAACGTGGTGGCCGAAGCGATGGCCTCCGGGCTGCCGGTGGTGGCGCCCAATTCCGGCGGAGTGATCGACCTGGTGGAACATGGCGTCACCGGCCTGCTCTACGACCCCGAAGACGCCCAAGCGCTGCTGCAAAGTGTGGTCGAACTGGCCACCGACCTGGAACTGGCCAAGCGCATGGGCGCCGCCGGGCAGATCAAGGCGCGCAAATATGCCTGGGAACTGACACTGAAGCAATTGTTGGACGTGTACAGCGACGTGATCGAAAAAAGCCGCGAGCTGCAGGCCTAG
- a CDS encoding S41 family peptidase, protein MKSSRPIVYVLAGIAVAAMLCVCSIGAVAAGMFLFSDEINSALDNPLDLLTEFNAGPTQVPQPLSGENPDLEKLFAPMWESRRYLRNDFVSQPVDDEVLAEGALDGLLGYLEEQGVSLDALSVTAGSPSAEALAAEAETPQEAQAAFAPFWEAWHTVQFSQTEVSGSYQDLLRASLRSMVEALGDPHTAYMDPDQLRQSNISLDGEYEGIGAYVDTTTEYVTIVTPISGSPAEAAGLRPGDQVLAVDGTDMTGIPGDAVIGYILGPEGTRVTLTIRREGEPTFDVTIVRAHISIPSVEGEMLDEGIAYIQLNTFGANTDREMRAILEDLLAQNPKGLILDLRNNGGGYLNTAVSLTSEFLKEGIVLIEEYGNGERDQYNVLSGGLATEIPMVVLVNNGSASASEILAGALQDYGRAPLVGETTFGKGSVQTPATLSNGEGALRITIAHWLTSKDRLIHGVGLEPDYVVALTEEDFAQDLDPQLDKAIELINER, encoded by the coding sequence ATGAAATCATCTCGCCCTATTGTTTACGTTTTGGCTGGGATAGCCGTAGCGGCCATGTTGTGCGTCTGCTCCATCGGTGCAGTGGCGGCAGGCATGTTCCTGTTCAGCGATGAGATCAACAGCGCTCTGGACAACCCCCTGGACCTGCTGACCGAGTTCAATGCCGGCCCGACCCAGGTGCCCCAACCCCTTTCCGGGGAGAACCCCGACCTGGAGAAGCTTTTCGCCCCGATGTGGGAGAGCCGCCGCTACCTGCGCAACGACTTTGTTTCGCAGCCAGTGGATGATGAGGTGCTGGCGGAAGGCGCCTTGGACGGCCTGCTAGGCTACCTGGAGGAACAAGGGGTCAGCCTGGACGCGCTGAGCGTGACGGCCGGCAGCCCCAGCGCCGAAGCGCTGGCGGCTGAGGCCGAGACGCCGCAGGAAGCCCAGGCTGCTTTTGCACCCTTCTGGGAGGCCTGGCACACGGTGCAGTTCAGCCAAACTGAGGTCAGCGGCAGCTATCAGGACCTGCTGCGCGCCTCGCTGCGCTCGATGGTGGAAGCGCTGGGCGACCCGCACACCGCCTACATGGACCCGGACCAACTGCGCCAATCCAACATTTCACTGGACGGCGAGTATGAAGGCATTGGCGCCTATGTGGACACCACCACGGAATATGTGACCATCGTCACGCCCATCTCCGGCTCGCCGGCAGAGGCCGCCGGCCTGCGCCCCGGCGACCAGGTGTTGGCTGTGGATGGCACCGACATGACCGGCATTCCCGGCGATGCGGTGATCGGCTACATTCTGGGGCCGGAAGGCACCCGCGTCACGCTGACCATCCGCCGCGAAGGCGAGCCGACCTTCGATGTGACCATCGTGCGCGCCCACATCAGCATCCCCAGCGTGGAAGGCGAGATGCTGGATGAAGGCATCGCCTATATACAGCTCAACACTTTTGGCGCCAACACCGACCGTGAGATGCGCGCCATCCTCGAAGATCTGCTAGCGCAGAACCCCAAGGGCCTGATCCTGGACCTGCGCAACAATGGCGGTGGATACTTGAACACCGCGGTGAGTCTGACCTCCGAGTTCCTTAAAGAAGGCATCGTGCTGATCGAGGAGTACGGCAACGGCGAGCGCGACCAGTACAACGTGCTCAGCGGCGGCCTGGCCACCGAGATCCCGATGGTGGTGCTGGTGAACAATGGCAGCGCTTCGGCTTCGGAGATCCTGGCAGGCGCCCTGCAGGACTACGGCCGGGCGCCGCTAGTGGGTGAGACTACTTTCGGCAAAGGCTCGGTACAAACCCCGGCGACCCTCTCCAATGGCGAAGGGGCCTTGCGCATCACGATCGCCCACTGGCTGACATCCAAAGACCGCTTGATCCATGGGGTTGGCCTGGAGCCTGACTATGTCGTGGCGCTGACGGAAGAAGACTTTGCCCAGGACCTGGACCCCCAACTGGACAAAGCGATTGAATTAATCAACGAGCGCTAA
- a CDS encoding zinc metallopeptidase: MYDSSYLLCMVPAFLLTMLAQWYVSSSYSRWSRVQNSHAMSGAEVARRLMQSNGLTHLKLEQVPGNLTDHYDPRSKTLRLSPGVAQGTSVAAAAIAAHELGHAVQDHENYPLLRLRSAMVPAVSIGSNLGWILLMVGLFMEAAGIAWLGVLTFSGGALFALATLPVELDASRRARVLLANSGIINNAQESGGVSNVLNAAALTYVAALAGAISQLLYYASIVMGMNRRS, encoded by the coding sequence ATGTATGATTCTTCTTACTTGCTGTGCATGGTGCCAGCCTTTCTGCTGACCATGCTGGCCCAATGGTATGTCAGCTCCAGCTATTCACGCTGGAGCCGGGTACAGAACAGCCACGCCATGAGCGGGGCCGAAGTGGCCCGCCGCCTGATGCAGAGCAACGGGCTGACTCATCTGAAACTGGAGCAAGTGCCCGGTAACCTGACCGACCACTACGACCCGCGCTCCAAGACGCTGCGCCTTTCGCCCGGTGTGGCCCAGGGCACTTCCGTGGCCGCGGCGGCGATCGCCGCCCACGAATTGGGTCACGCTGTGCAGGACCACGAAAACTATCCGTTGCTGCGTCTGCGTTCGGCGATGGTGCCGGCAGTCAGCATCGGCTCCAACCTGGGTTGGATCCTGTTGATGGTGGGCCTGTTCATGGAAGCCGCCGGCATCGCCTGGCTGGGTGTGCTAACCTTCTCTGGCGGCGCGCTGTTCGCCCTAGCGACACTGCCAGTAGAGTTGGATGCGTCTCGACGGGCGCGGGTGCTGCTGGCCAACAGCGGCATCATCAACAATGCGCAGGAGAGCGGCGGCGTGAGCAATGTGCTCAACGCAGCGGCATTGACCTATGTAGCCGCGCTGGCGGGCGCAATTTCGCAGCTGCTGTACTACGCCTCGATCGTGATGGGCATGAACCGGCGCAGCTAG
- a CDS encoding cation transporter, producing MSHDHSHSGAHAHPHGGDNIKLAFFLNLGFAILEIIGGLWTNSLAILSDALHDFGDSMSLGLAWYLERYSKKSEDAKFTYGYRRFSLLGAFINTVILLAGSLYMISEAVPRLLNPQETNAQGMLLLAIIGIVVNGFGALRLRDENSMHARVVAWHLIEDVLGWAAVLVASIVMMFTNLPILDPILSILISIYILYNVARNLRKTVALFLQAVPEELDTSGIQKAVEALPGVQATHHMHAWSLEGENHVLTMHVMVAEDTPRHEVMALRERIRALLHDKHLLHTTIEIEYGPDDCMLAEAHAH from the coding sequence ATGAGCCACGACCATTCGCATTCAGGCGCGCACGCGCACCCTCATGGCGGCGACAACATCAAGCTGGCCTTCTTTCTCAACCTGGGCTTCGCCATTCTGGAGATCATCGGCGGACTGTGGACCAACAGCCTGGCGATCCTGAGCGATGCGCTGCACGACTTCGGCGACAGCATGTCGCTGGGGCTGGCCTGGTATCTGGAGCGCTATTCCAAGAAATCCGAGGACGCCAAATTCACTTACGGCTACCGGCGCTTCTCGCTGCTAGGCGCCTTCATTAACACGGTGATCCTGCTGGCTGGCTCGCTGTATATGATCAGCGAGGCCGTGCCGCGGCTGCTGAACCCGCAGGAGACCAATGCGCAGGGCATGCTGCTGTTGGCGATCATCGGCATTGTGGTCAACGGCTTTGGGGCGCTGCGTCTGCGGGACGAAAATTCGATGCATGCCCGCGTGGTGGCCTGGCACCTGATCGAAGATGTGCTGGGTTGGGCGGCGGTGCTGGTGGCCAGCATCGTGATGATGTTCACCAACCTGCCGATCCTGGACCCGATCCTGTCGATCTTGATCTCGATCTACATTTTGTACAACGTGGCGCGCAACCTGCGCAAGACCGTGGCGTTGTTCCTGCAGGCCGTGCCCGAAGAGCTGGACACCAGCGGCATCCAGAAAGCGGTCGAAGCCCTGCCGGGCGTGCAGGCCACCCACCACATGCACGCCTGGTCGCTGGAAGGCGAGAACCACGTGCTGACCATGCATGTGATGGTGGCGGAGGACACGCCGCGCCATGAGGTCATGGCTCTGCGCGAGCGCATCCGCGCCCTGCTACACGACAAGCATTTGCTGCACACCACCATTGAAATCGAGTACGGCCCTGACGATTGCATGCTGGCCGAGGCTCACGCTCACTAA
- a CDS encoding metal-dependent transcriptional regulator — MTKSGKAVRELHSQSIEDYLKAIYELTRGEKRASTNALAEYLSVAPASVTGMLQKLAAGQPALVEYQKHQGVRLTQDGERAALETLRHHRLLELFLHQVLGYEWDEVHEEADRLEHFISEQFEERIAAALGNPSLDPHGDPIPRLDLSLPDSSHTPLSSLRAGQQATVVRVRDTDAELLRHLSQLGLVPQAEVGVKSYSEFDGNLSVQVAGQESEVVLGPRVTNQVYVEVK, encoded by the coding sequence ATGACTAAATCTGGCAAGGCCGTGCGTGAGCTGCACTCGCAGTCGATTGAGGATTACCTCAAAGCCATTTACGAATTGACCCGCGGCGAGAAGCGCGCCTCCACCAATGCGCTGGCCGAGTATTTGAGCGTGGCCCCCGCCTCGGTGACTGGCATGCTGCAAAAGTTGGCGGCGGGCCAGCCGGCGCTGGTGGAGTATCAGAAGCACCAGGGCGTGCGCCTGACCCAAGACGGCGAACGGGCCGCGCTGGAAACCCTGCGCCACCACCGCCTGCTGGAGCTGTTTCTGCACCAGGTGCTGGGCTACGAGTGGGATGAGGTGCATGAGGAAGCCGACCGGCTGGAGCACTTCATCTCCGAGCAGTTTGAAGAGCGCATTGCGGCCGCCCTGGGCAACCCCAGCCTGGACCCGCACGGCGACCCCATCCCGCGCCTGGACCTGAGCCTGCCCGACTCTTCGCACACGCCGCTGAGCAGCCTGCGGGCCGGCCAGCAGGCTACCGTGGTGCGCGTGCGCGACACGGACGCCGAGCTGCTGCGCCACCTGAGCCAGCTGGGCCTGGTGCCGCAGGCCGAGGTGGGGGTTAAGAGCTATTCGGAATTCGACGGCAACCTGAGCGTGCAGGTGGCCGGGCAGGAGAGCGAGGTCGTGCTGGGGCCGCGGGTCACCAACCAGGTCTATGTAGAGGTGAAATGA
- a CDS encoding pyrimidine 5'-nucleotidase translates to MRPQALFFDLDDTLYPRSSGIWTGVRSRIEQYMHERLNIPARGITALRDELLATYGTTLQGLMATYQVDPDDYLLYVHDLPIEDMLRPNARLNKMLADLPQQKWIFTNASLEHARRVLGALGVSRYFNGIVDIKAMGFRNKPQPEAYLMALDSTGLPAAACLFADDQARNLDPAKQLGMSTVLVGTREPHPAADYSVSVIEELLEVVPGLVE, encoded by the coding sequence GTGCGACCCCAGGCCCTCTTCTTCGATCTGGACGACACCCTCTACCCGCGCAGCAGCGGCATCTGGACGGGCGTGCGCTCCCGCATTGAGCAGTACATGCACGAGCGTTTGAATATCCCGGCCAGGGGCATCACCGCCCTGCGGGATGAGCTGCTGGCCACCTACGGCACCACCCTGCAAGGGCTGATGGCCACCTATCAGGTGGACCCAGATGATTACTTGCTGTATGTGCACGACCTGCCCATCGAGGATATGCTGCGGCCCAACGCCCGGCTGAACAAGATGCTGGCGGATCTGCCGCAACAGAAATGGATCTTCACCAATGCCAGTCTGGAGCACGCCCGCCGGGTGCTGGGCGCCCTGGGGGTCAGCCGCTACTTCAATGGCATTGTGGACATCAAGGCCATGGGGTTTCGCAACAAGCCGCAGCCCGAGGCTTACCTGATGGCCCTGGACAGCACCGGCCTGCCGGCGGCGGCCTGCCTGTTCGCCGACGACCAGGCCCGCAACCTGGACCCGGCCAAGCAGCTGGGGATGAGCACTGTGCTGGTGGGCACGCGTGAGCCGCACCCAGCCGCGGATTACAGTGTGTCGGTGATCGAAGAGCTGTTGGAAGTGGTGCCCGGACTGGTAGAATAA
- a CDS encoding metal ABC transporter ATP-binding protein, translating to MRWAAPARRKALTWAWCVTTLTRSSPLCWERNEANLEEQLAVQINDLTVAYQEKAVLWDVDLDVPQGILMAIVGPNGAGKTTLLKATLGLLPTAAGQVAIFGKPYAEQRRLVGYVPQRGSVDWDFPTSVLDVVMMGNYGKLGWVRRPGAAERKAAEAALEKVGMSDYAQRQISQLSGGQQQRTFLARALVQDAQIYFMDEPFQGVDATTERAIVELLKELRAAGKTVLAVHHDLQTVPEYFDWVTLLNVRRIASGPVAEVFTEDNLRATYGGRVSFLSAARKEAA from the coding sequence ATGCGATGGGCAGCCCCGGCACGCCGGAAGGCACTTACCTGGGCATGGTGCGTCACAACATTGACACGATCGTCTCCGCTCTGCTGGGAGAGAAATGAGGCCAACTTGGAAGAGCAGCTAGCGGTTCAAATTAACGACCTGACCGTCGCCTATCAGGAAAAAGCTGTCTTGTGGGACGTCGACCTCGACGTCCCACAAGGTATTTTGATGGCGATTGTCGGCCCCAACGGCGCCGGCAAGACCACTCTGCTGAAAGCCACCCTGGGCCTGCTGCCGACGGCGGCCGGCCAGGTGGCGATCTTTGGCAAGCCTTACGCGGAGCAACGCCGCCTGGTGGGCTATGTGCCGCAGCGCGGCAGCGTGGACTGGGACTTTCCCACCAGCGTGCTGGACGTGGTCATGATGGGCAACTACGGCAAGCTGGGTTGGGTGCGCCGCCCGGGCGCAGCCGAGCGCAAAGCCGCCGAGGCCGCCCTGGAGAAAGTGGGCATGAGCGACTATGCCCAGCGCCAGATCAGCCAGCTCTCCGGCGGGCAGCAGCAGCGCACTTTCCTGGCGCGGGCCTTGGTGCAGGATGCGCAGATCTACTTTATGGATGAGCCCTTCCAGGGCGTGGACGCCACCACGGAGCGGGCGATCGTGGAGCTGCTGAAGGAGCTGCGCGCCGCCGGCAAAACCGTGCTGGCCGTGCACCACGACCTGCAAACCGTGCCGGAGTATTTTGACTGGGTCACGCTGCTGAACGTGCGCCGCATCGCCAGCGGCCCGGTGGCTGAGGTGTTCACCGAGGACAACCTGCGCGCCACTTACGGCGGACGGGTGTCCTTCCTCAGCGCGGCGCGCAAGGAAGCCGCATGA
- a CDS encoding metal ABC transporter permease — protein sequence MSSAQIEIQLIGLVVAAACALPGVFLVLRGMAMMSDAISHTVLLGIVLGFMALGDLESPWLIIAAAGMGLITVSLTELLNRTKLVKQDAAIGLVFPALFSLAVILISRFARGVHLDTDAVLLGELAFAPFNRVELLGLSVPHSLALMAVVLLINIAFIALFYKELKLATFDAGLAMALGFSPALIHYSLMALVSVTAVGAFDAVGSILVVAFMVVPGAAAYLLTDKLERMLLYAVLIGAAGTIGGYWAARWLDANIAGSMATMIGLLFVLCLLLAPQRGLVAIAARRRRQRWQFAQTMLTIHLLHHEGTPEARVENRLDHLHDHLRWEAQFAQQVVQRAREGGLIRLANDHLELTAQGRQMAEQNLRA from the coding sequence ATGAGCAGCGCGCAAATTGAAATCCAACTGATCGGCCTGGTGGTGGCGGCCGCCTGCGCCCTGCCCGGCGTGTTCCTGGTGCTGCGCGGCATGGCCATGATGAGCGACGCGATCAGCCATACGGTGCTGCTGGGTATTGTGCTGGGCTTTATGGCACTGGGCGACCTGGAATCGCCCTGGCTGATCATCGCCGCCGCTGGCATGGGTTTGATCACGGTCAGCTTGACGGAACTGCTGAACCGTACCAAGCTGGTCAAGCAGGACGCGGCGATCGGCCTGGTGTTCCCGGCCCTGTTCAGCCTGGCGGTCATCCTGATCTCCCGCTTTGCCCGCGGCGTGCATCTGGACACCGACGCGGTGCTGTTGGGCGAGCTGGCTTTTGCACCCTTCAACCGCGTGGAGCTGCTGGGGCTGTCTGTGCCGCATTCGCTGGCGCTGATGGCCGTGGTTTTGCTGATCAACATCGCCTTCATCGCCCTGTTCTACAAGGAACTCAAGCTGGCCACCTTTGACGCCGGGTTGGCCATGGCGCTGGGCTTTTCCCCCGCGTTGATCCACTACAGTCTGATGGCCCTGGTCTCAGTGACCGCGGTAGGCGCCTTTGACGCGGTCGGCTCGATCCTGGTGGTTGCCTTTATGGTCGTGCCCGGGGCGGCCGCTTACCTGCTGACCGACAAACTGGAGCGTATGCTACTGTATGCGGTGCTGATCGGCGCGGCCGGCACGATCGGCGGCTATTGGGCAGCCCGCTGGCTGGACGCCAACATCGCCGGCTCGATGGCCACGATGATCGGCCTGCTGTTCGTGCTGTGCCTGCTGCTGGCGCCGCAACGCGGCCTGGTGGCCATCGCCGCCCGCCGGCGGCGGCAGCGCTGGCAATTCGCCCAGACGATGCTGACCATCCACCTGCTGCACCACGAAGGCACGCCCGAGGCGCGCGTGGAAAACCGCCTGGATCATTTGCACGACCACTTGCGCTGGGAGGCCCAGTTCGCCCAACAAGTGGTGCAGCGCGCCCGTGAGGGCGGGCTGATCCGCCTCGCGAACGACCATCTGGAATTGACAGCCCAGGGACGCCAGATGGCCGAACAAAACCTGAGAGCTTAG
- a CDS encoding L-lactate dehydrogenase: MKIGVIGAGLVGSTAAYALIMRGVGREIVLVDLDAARAGAEADDLYHAVPFAHQLTVSAGDYAQLAGCRLVVIAAGVSQEPGETRLQLLSRNAEVFRQVIPNILKYAPEAILLVATNPVDVMTHLAAHFAGQLGLPSSRVIGSGTTLDTARFRALLGRRLQIDPQHVHAYVLGEHGDSEVLAWSLVTAASLPLDDFCRDAGIQLGPQERDEIDAGVRRAAYSIIEGKGATYYGIGSAIARICEVILRDQRALLTVCTPLEDLLGVQNVTVAMPNLLGGAGVIRTLSQPLTSQEQEALRRSASIVRQAITSLGL, translated from the coding sequence ATGAAGATCGGGGTGATTGGGGCCGGGTTGGTAGGTTCCACGGCCGCCTATGCTTTGATCATGCGCGGGGTGGGGCGCGAGATCGTCCTGGTCGACTTGGATGCCGCCCGGGCGGGCGCCGAGGCGGACGACCTGTACCATGCGGTGCCCTTCGCCCACCAGCTCACGGTCAGCGCCGGGGATTATGCTCAATTGGCCGGCTGTCGCCTGGTGGTGATCGCCGCCGGCGTGTCCCAGGAACCCGGCGAAACGCGTCTGCAGCTGCTCAGCCGCAACGCTGAGGTCTTTCGGCAGGTCATTCCCAACATTCTAAAGTATGCGCCAGAGGCGATTTTGCTGGTGGCCACCAACCCGGTGGATGTCATGACCCATTTGGCCGCCCACTTTGCCGGCCAGCTGGGTTTGCCCTCCAGCCGGGTGATCGGCTCTGGCACCACCCTGGATACCGCCCGTTTCCGCGCTCTGCTGGGCCGCCGCCTGCAGATCGACCCGCAGCATGTGCATGCTTACGTGCTGGGTGAACATGGCGATTCTGAGGTCTTGGCCTGGTCGCTGGTCACTGCCGCCAGTCTTCCGTTGGACGATTTCTGCCGGGATGCGGGCATCCAGCTCGGCCCCCAAGAACGGGATGAGATTGATGCCGGGGTGCGCCGGGCGGCTTACTCGATCATCGAGGGCAAAGGCGCCACCTACTACGGCATCGGCAGCGCGATCGCGCGGATTTGTGAGGTCATCCTGCGCGACCAGCGCGCGCTGCTCACCGTGTGCACGCCCTTAGAGGATCTGTTGGGTGTCCAGAATGTCACCGTGGCGATGCCCAACCTGCTGGGCGGCGCGGGCGTGATCCGCACCCTCTCCCAACCGCTGACCTCCCAGGAGCAGGAAGCCTTGCGGCGCAGCGCTTCCATAGTGCGCCAGGCGATCACCTCATTGGGCTTGTGA
- a CDS encoding metal ABC transporter permease: MNWWDLLTSLVTDHTVRTVALGTATLGAVSGVLGAFAVLRRQSLLGDALSHAALPGVALAYMLTGAKTPLVLMLGAGLTGFLAIGLFFVITRNTRIKEDASLGIVLSSFFGVGLLLLTFLQRNPDARQAGLNTFLFGQAAALLTRDVVTMAVFGGLALLVVALLWKEFKLLSFDKDFGSSLGLPTRGLDLLLTSLLVVAIVLGLQAVGVVLMSAMIVAPGAAARQWTDDLARMALLSAFFGALAGVSGALISSLGSGLSTGPVIVLCASAIVLFSLLLAPNRGLAWNAWRNWRSRNRLRTEAVLLDLYRMSAQHSDPTEPHPVSALAAVTGAAALRRSLQTLQGRGLVRPGENNWWALTAQGLAEAQRMEAAPAHKETQ; encoded by the coding sequence ATGAACTGGTGGGACTTGCTGACCAGCCTGGTCACCGACCATACCGTGCGCACTGTGGCGCTGGGCACGGCCACCCTGGGCGCGGTGAGCGGAGTGCTGGGCGCCTTTGCGGTGTTGCGCCGCCAAAGCCTGCTGGGCGATGCGCTCTCGCATGCCGCCCTGCCCGGCGTGGCCCTGGCCTACATGCTCACCGGCGCCAAGACCCCGCTGGTGCTGATGCTAGGCGCGGGGTTGACCGGCTTTTTGGCCATCGGCTTGTTCTTCGTGATCACGCGCAACACGCGCATCAAAGAAGACGCCAGCCTGGGCATTGTGCTCTCCAGCTTCTTCGGCGTGGGCCTGTTGCTGCTCACCTTTCTGCAGCGCAACCCGGATGCACGCCAAGCCGGGCTGAACACCTTCCTGTTCGGGCAGGCCGCCGCCCTGCTGACCCGTGATGTGGTCACCATGGCCGTATTTGGCGGGCTGGCGCTGCTGGTGGTGGCGCTGCTGTGGAAAGAATTCAAGCTGCTTAGCTTTGACAAAGACTTTGGCAGCAGCCTGGGCCTGCCGACCCGAGGCCTGGACCTCCTGCTGACCTCGCTGCTGGTGGTGGCCATCGTGCTGGGGCTGCAAGCCGTAGGTGTGGTGCTGATGAGCGCCATGATTGTAGCCCCCGGGGCGGCGGCGCGGCAGTGGACCGACGACCTGGCGCGCATGGCGCTGCTTTCCGCCTTTTTCGGCGCCCTGGCCGGGGTCAGCGGCGCGCTGATCAGCAGCCTGGGCAGCGGCCTCTCCACTGGGCCGGTGATCGTGCTGTGCGCCAGCGCCATCGTGCTCTTCTCGCTGCTGCTGGCGCCCAACCGCGGCCTGGCCTGGAACGCCTGGCGCAACTGGCGCAGCCGCAACCGGCTGCGCACCGAAGCCGTGCTGCTGGACCTGTACCGCATGAGCGCCCAACACAGCGACCCGACCGAACCGCACCCGGTCAGTGCCCTGGCCGCAGTCACCGGGGCCGCGGCCCTGCGCCGCAGCCTGCAAACGCTGCAGGGGCGCGGGCTGGTCAGGCCGGGCGAGAACAACTGGTGGGCGCTGACCGCGCAAGGGCTGGCCGAGGCGCAGCGCATGGAAGCCGCCCCGGCGCACAAGGAGACGCAATGA